The proteins below are encoded in one region of Acanthochromis polyacanthus isolate Apoly-LR-REF ecotype Palm Island chromosome 4, KAUST_Apoly_ChrSc, whole genome shotgun sequence:
- the klhl30 gene encoding kelch-like protein 30 isoform X2, translating to MVRNVDDLDFCLSSHPQSILEGLRSLCSHPKLVDVTLSAGGRDFPCHRGVLALCSTYFRCMFSGDFVESIAARVELHDVDPDILSCLLDFAYTGKLTINQSNVEGLICTSSQLQFQTVRTVCSRYLQHQIDATNCLGILEFGEIHGCPEVVAKAWAFLLENFEAVQQAWTTLLTLC from the exons ATGGTGCGTAATGTGGATGACCTGGACTTTTGCCTGTCCTCCCATCCTCAGAGCATCCTGGAGGGCTTGCGTTCCCTCTGCTCTCACCCCAAACTTGTCGACGTAACGCTGAGCGCCGGCGGTCGGGATTTCCCCTGTCACCGCGGCGTGCTGGCCCTCTGCAGCACGTACTTCCGTTGCATGTTCTCTGGGGATTTTGTGGAGAGCATAGCTGCACGAGTGGAGCTTCATGACGTCGATCCCGATATACTCAGCTGCTTGCTTGACTTCGCCTACACAGGCAAGCTGACCATCAACCAGAGCAATGTGGAGGGGCTGATCTGCACCTCCAGCCAGCTGCAGTTCCAGACGGTGCGAACCGTGTGCAGCAGATACCTCCAGCACCAGATTGATGCCACCAACTGCCTGGGGATCCTGGAGTTTGGGGAGATCCACGGCTGCCCCGAGGTGGTGGCCAAAGCTTGGGCCTTCCTCCTGGAGAACTTTGAAGCTGTTCAACAAG CCTGGACTACCTTGCTGACACTTTGCTGA
- the klhl30 gene encoding kelch-like protein 30 isoform X1, which produces MVRNVDDLDFCLSSHPQSILEGLRSLCSHPKLVDVTLSAGGRDFPCHRGVLALCSTYFRCMFSGDFVESIAARVELHDVDPDILSCLLDFAYTGKLTINQSNVEGLICTSSQLQFQTVRTVCSRYLQHQIDATNCLGILEFGEIHGCPEVVAKAWAFLLENFEAVQQGEEFLFLGKDRLVACLSDEGLQIRSECARVEAILKWVRHHKESRLCHLPELLTLSRLFLLSLDYLADTLLKDSLVQASPNCKEAVEKIHKEKMDLAPEYLDRLNSQSPQPNLQEVLFVMGGRSLDDSDDEDDSDEDEDRDPRLQRLLSRNCAFYNTKTKQWHELPNFPNPNKWGYSMVSLNNDVYVTGGSRGSNTNTWSTTETWKYITREGRWVTVAPMLRPRTNHTSATLNGEIYVIGGTTLDRVEVEHYDPYNDTWALTCPALKYVTNFTATACHGKLYVVGSCAVKYNALTMQCYNPVIDNWIGICSPFIPKYLSSPRSVCVDGTIYLVADNTKKVYSYDPQANIWQKVQLLHMLHENGGLVTLDGKLYVTGGHWKGMEGDYGVEVEVYNRASNTWDLECCLPRLWFYSGVCTIFLDPSHWPEVFHTESTT; this is translated from the exons ATGGTGCGTAATGTGGATGACCTGGACTTTTGCCTGTCCTCCCATCCTCAGAGCATCCTGGAGGGCTTGCGTTCCCTCTGCTCTCACCCCAAACTTGTCGACGTAACGCTGAGCGCCGGCGGTCGGGATTTCCCCTGTCACCGCGGCGTGCTGGCCCTCTGCAGCACGTACTTCCGTTGCATGTTCTCTGGGGATTTTGTGGAGAGCATAGCTGCACGAGTGGAGCTTCATGACGTCGATCCCGATATACTCAGCTGCTTGCTTGACTTCGCCTACACAGGCAAGCTGACCATCAACCAGAGCAATGTGGAGGGGCTGATCTGCACCTCCAGCCAGCTGCAGTTCCAGACGGTGCGAACCGTGTGCAGCAGATACCTCCAGCACCAGATTGATGCCACCAACTGCCTGGGGATCCTGGAGTTTGGGGAGATCCACGGCTGCCCCGAGGTGGTGGCCAAAGCTTGGGCCTTCCTCCTGGAGAACTTTGAAGCTGTTCAACAAGGTGAGGAGTTTCTGTTTTTGGGGAAAGACAGGCTGGTTGCCTGCTTGTCTGATGAAGGACTACAAATCCGATCAGAGTGCGCTCGCGTGGAGGCCATCCTGAAATGGGTTCGGCACCACAAAGAGTCTCGACTCTGCCACCTTCCTGAGCTCCTCACCTTGTCTCGTCTCTTTCTGCTCAGCCTGGACTACCTTGCTGACACTTTGCTGAAGGACAGTCTGGTTCAGGCCTCTCCTAACTGCAAGGAGGCTGTGGAAAAAATCCACAAAGAG AAAATGGATTTGGCACCGGAATATTTGGACAGGCTCAACTCTCAGAGTCCACAACCAAACCTGCAAGAAGTGCTCTTTGTAATGGGAGGTCGATCTCTGGATGACTCAGACGATGAAGATGATTCAGATGAAGACGAAGACAGAGACCCGAGACTGCAACGGCTGCTGTCCAGGAACTGTGCCTTCTACAACACAAAGACta AACAGTGGCATGAGCTCCCTAATTTCCCAAATCCCAACAAGTGGGGTTACTCCATGGTCTCCCTGAACAACGACGTGTATGTTACAG GGGGCTCACGAGGTTCGAATACCAACACCTGGTCGACCACAGAGACCTGGAAGTACATCACAAGAGAGGGGAGGTGGGTTACTGTGGCACCAATGCTCCGGCCTCGGACTAACCACACTTCAGCAACTCTGAACGGGGAGATTTACGTCATCGGag GAACAACATTGGATCGAGTTGAGGTTGAACACTATGACCCTTACAACGACACCTGGGCTTTGACGTGCCCCGCCTTAAAATATGTGACTAACTTCACAGCCACAGCCTGTCATGGGAAGCTCTATGTGGTTGGCTCATGTGCAGTGAAGTACAACGCACTGACAATGCAGTGCTACAACCCTGTCATAG ataACTGGATCGGCATATGTTCACCTTTCATTCCTAAGTATTTGTCCTCTCCTCGCTCTGTCTGTGTGGACGGGACTATATATCTGGTTGCTGACAACACTAAGAAAGTCTACTCATATGATCCACAGGCAAACATTTGGCAGAAG GTCCAGCTTCTTCACATGCTCCATGAGAACGGTGGCCTTGTCACCTTGGATGGCAAGTTGTATGTCACTGGAGGTCACTGGAAAGGTATGGAGGGCGACTAtggggtggaggtggaggtttACAACCGAGCGTCCAACACCTGGGACTTGGAATGCTGCCTTCCAAGACTTTGGTTCTACAGTGGAGTCTGCACTATCTTTCTTGATCCATCCCATTGGCCTGAGGTTTTCCACACAGAGTCAACAACATAG
- the LOC110956041 gene encoding espin-like protein: MVLHRAIQAARAGDLAALRDLASSGHLSPAISDSQGAGPVHHAARCGRLDCLQFLVGELGLAADPRALNRATPAHDAAATGNIRELQWLVDQGGCNIEARDAAGATALHLAARFGCVEVIQWLLSVGGVASVETNCGAVPAHYAAANGDLTCLKLLIQQVPGCVNHQTGTGATPLYLACQEGHLHVVEYLVKDCGADVHLRAHDGMTCLHAAAHMGHQAVVLWLVTCTDASLSCQDREGATALHFAASRGHYCILEKLLHMGSKVMKDFWGGTPLHDAAENGELECCKILLANQANPSDQDIDGFTAADLAEYNGHYECARYLRAMEKNTSCADKPIEVIAPVEEEEVKLKPAVVLQRSREDYYGSLSDTCMDSHSSNTHMDSLKQPESEESPQARYPQALPGPHSPSAQPQKTAVNRIQHVQIATSVIKGFNQLKADGSEKTVSADKIALPDANLLAERKLLGDMKSIKSLKQSGISGVFTGQANKMVVLPTEEANLSDIDYLVPTHDERGRPIAEWKRQVMVRQLQARLLDEEDQRRKENGNRYAKVSWRYSQAHNAILGPSGELLTEDDLIYLEEQIANVSMQRNCEGYELELARLAEELRHILPAPIVNITVNTQFRNFSSQVPLPVWCGRISGIVKSMSLLMTNLTDQPYCKMPNTDLITVFSQTPHRQNSTRGRRERIEDEIHQFGVSVRTLKSNFETQNSSLPDEPVEDVLFSSSTQLEAPKTDKQSKVLSPTRETDQNSDSGIDYDENVADVLETTSLRKERIVVLFLGHWKKSAYTVTLKSKDAAERKMSGGNLEMGDKSGSGCGGSMESAQSKMLNSSLGHFFKQRSAVNKMLGNWRSMISSVPSRQIRRLHKQQALYSPEQFLPRLDGVPVEYDSLTLDLFMLGYFHILELELPVDERKMRHLLCFEVFDHVGSFPWEMVRDFHKAVIQDIEAGNREWKDGFEDIKVKFFGNTVSSPESTVDVVKHSLPEVRRVPKVIVQTPTPDEGMLYGGTDISSFSNEEICKYIDRSFAFWKEKEAEIFDFE; this comes from the exons ATGGTGCTTCATCGGGCCATCCAGGCGGCTCGAGCCGGGGACCTCGCAGCCCTGAGGGATCTGGCATCTTCTGGTCACCTGTCTCCGGCCATCAGTGATTCCCAAGGTGCCGGGCCAGTGCACCATGCTGCCAGGTGTGGACGCCTGGACTGCCTGCAGTTCCTGGTAGGCGAGCTGGGTCTGGCGGCTGATCCCCGGGCCTTGAACAGGGCGACACCAGCACATGATGCAGCAGCTACTGGCAACATCCGGGAGCTGCAGTGGCTCGTGGACCAAGGAGGCTGCAACATTGAG GCCAGAGATGCTGCCGGTGCCACGGCTCTTCACCTCGCAGCTCGCTTCGGTTGTGTGGAGGTCATTCAGTGGCTGCTTTCTGTCGGAGGAGTGGCCAGTGTGGAGACAAACTGTGGAGCTGTACCTGCTCACTACGCTGCAGCCAACGGAGACCTCACGTGTTTAAAGCTACTCATTCAACAGGTACCAGG ATGTGTGAACCACCAGACAGGTACTGGTGCGACCCCTCTGTACCTGGCCTGTCAGGAAGGACACCTGCATGTGGTCGAGTACCTTGTGAAGGACTGCGGGGCTGACGTCCACCTGAGGGCCCACGACGGCATGACATGCCTGCATGCCGCTGCTCACATGGGCCACCAGGCTGTGGTGCTGTGGCTG GTGACCTGCACTGATGCCAGCTTGTCCTGCCAGGACAGAGAGGGGGCGACTGCCCTGCATTTTGCTGCCAGCAGGGGGCACTATTGCATCTTGGAGAAGCTGCTTCACATGGGTTCAAAGGTCATGAAGGATTTCTGGGGAGGAACcccacttcatgatgctgcagAGAATGGAGAGCTGGAG TGCTGTAAAATCCTGCTGGCCAATCAAGCAAACCCTTCAGATCAAGACATTGATGGCTTCACAGCAGCCGACTTGGCAGAGTACAACGGCCACTACGAATGTGCCAGATATCTCCGTGCCATGGAGAAAAAC ACGTCCTGTGCAGATAAGCCCATCGAGGTAATCGCTccagtggaggaggaagaggtgaaGTTGAAGCCTGCTGTGGTGTTGCAGCGCAGCAGGGAGGATTACTACGGCAGCCTGAGTGACACATGTATGGACAGTCACAGCAGTAATACACACATGGATAGTTTAAAG CAACCTGAGAGTGAAGAGTCCCCACAGGCCCGATACCCTCAGGCCCTCCCTGGACCTCATTCACCCTCTGCACAGCCTCAGAAGACGGCTGTCAACAGAATACAGCATGTTCAAATCGCGACATCTG TTATTAAAGGTTTCAATCAACTCAAGGCCGATGGGAGTGAGAAAACTGTCTCTGCTGATAAGATAGCGTTGCCTGATGCAAACCTCCTGGCTGAAAGAAAACTTCTTGGCGACATGAAGTCCATTAAATCTTTGAAACAGTCTGGAATATCAGGAGTCTTCACTGGACAAGCA AATAAGATGGTGGTCCTACCCACTGAGGAGGCCAACCTGTCAGACATTGACTATCTGGTGCCCACCCATGATGAGCGGGGCCGCCCCATAGCTGAGTGGAAGAGGCAGGTGATGGTGAGGCAGCTGCAGGCCAGACTGCTGGATGAGGAGGATCAGAGGAGGAAG gaaaacGGGAACAGATATGCCAAAGTGAGCTGGAGGTACTCCCAAGCCCACAATGCCATCCTGGGGCCCTCTGGTGAGCTGCTGACGGAGGATGATCTCATCTATCTGGAGGAGCAGATTGCCAACGTCTCCATGCAGAGGAACTGTGAAGGCTACGAGCTGGAGCTGGCTCGTCTGGCTGAGGAGCTCAGGCACATCCTGCCAGCCCCCATCGTCAACATCACCGTCAATACGCAGTTCAGAAACTTCTCGAGTCAAGTCCCCCTACCTGTGTGGTGCGGCCGTATCTCAGGCATCGTAAAAAGCATGTCTCTGCTCATGACCAACCTGACAGACCAGCCCTACTGCAAGATGCCCAACACCGACCTGATCACCGTGTTTTCTCAGACGCCACACAGACAGAACTCTACCAGGGGACGCAGAGAGAGGATAGAGGATGAAATCCATCAGTTTGGAGTGTCTGTGAGGACTCTGAAGTCAAATTTCGAGACACAGAACTCATCTTTGCCAGATGAGCCGGTGGAGGACGTCCTGTTTAGCTCTTCCACACAGCTCGAGGCCCCAAAGACAGACAAGCAGTCTAAAGTGTTGAGTCCAACCCGAGAAACAGACCAGAACAGTGACTCCGGCATCGACTATGATGAAAATGTTGCAGATGTTCTGGAGACCACCAGCCTTAGGAAGGAGCGTATCGTTGTTCTGTTCTTAGGCCACTGGAAGAAATCTGCATACACTGTGACACTGAAGAGCAAAGAtgcagcagagaggaagatGAGCGGCGGGAACTTGGAGATGGGTGACAAATCAGGTTCTGGTTGTGGCGGCAGCATGGAGAGCGCCCAGTCAAAGATGTTGAACAGCTCCCTGGGACATTTCTTCAAGCAGAGGAGTGCTGTCAACAAGATGCTGGGAAACTGGAGGAGCATGATCTCCAGTGTTCCTTCCAGACAGATACGCAG GCTCCACAAGCAGCAGGCGCTCTACTCTCCAGAGCAGTTCTTGCCTCGTCTGGACGGCGTCCCCGTGGAGTACGACAGCCTGACCCTGGATCTCTTCATGCTGGGCTACTTCCACATCCTGGAGCTGGAGCTGCCTGTGGACGAACGCAAAATGAGGCACCTGCTGTGTTTCGAGGTGTTCGATCATGTGGGGAGCTTCCCCTGGGAGATGGTCAGAGACTTCCACAAGGCCGTCATACAGGACATCGAGGCTGGAAACCGCGAGTGGAAGGACGGCTTCGAGGACATTAAAGTAAAGTTCTTTGGAAACACCGTGAGCTCACCTGAAAGCACTGTGGATGTGGTGAAACACAGCCTGCCAGAGGTTAGACGGGTCCCTAAAGTCATTGTGCAGACACCTACGCCTGATGAGGGGATGCTCTATGGTGGAACTGACATTTCCAGTTTTAGCAATGAGGAGATTTGCAAATACATCGACCGTAGTTTTGCTTTTTGGAAAGAGAAGGAGGCAGAGATTTTTGATTTTGAGTAG